In the genome of Candidatus Nezhaarchaeota archaeon, the window GAGAGAACGCAGCCAGGCTGCTTAAGCTATAGGGCAAGCTAAGGCCTACCTACGAAAAGAGACATATGGATAGTGGAGTAGGACAGCGGGGCTAGCAGTGAGCCGTGGGCAGAGGGTGGAGAGGAGGGAGTTGTTAAAGCTACTAGCTGAAGGGCGGAGGCCTGCCTGGGGGTTAACGTAGGCGTCAACGCGCCCGTAGATACGGCTAAGAAGCTAGGTGTTCGAGCTGCAGAGCTGCACCGTAGGGGCTTTGTCGCAGCCTTCCTACGGGTTTGTCACGGGCTAGGCCACTAAAAGGTAGACGCGGTGGCTGAGAGCTACGCAGGGAGGCTGACGTGGGAGCTACGCCTTAGAGAGCTACTTAAGAGGCGGGGGGCTAAGGCACCAGAGCTCGTAGAACCACTTGACTAGCTCCTCCATGGCCTCCGGGTAGAGCCTCAGCTTATGGGCCGCCCCCTTAATAATCCTGAGCCTCTTAGGCTCCTTAGCCCTCCTGTACAGCTCTTCGGCTTGAGAGGGAGGGATTAGCTCATCGGCCTCCCCGTGGAGGACGAGTACGGGGCAGCTTATAGAGGATATTAGGCTTAGCGGGTTGAGGGCCTCGAAGTCCCTCTTAAGCTTTAGCGCCGCGCCCGGCCTATCAATACCCCTAAGGCTACCACTCTTCCTAGCCATATCGACTACCTCCTCAGCCCGCTCTACGGTCACCCTGGAAGTATCAGCTGGTGTAGCGCAGAGGGCTAACGCCTTCACCCTAGCGTCTCTAGAGGCCACGTATAGAGCCACTAGAGCTCCGCCGCTAAAGCCAGCTACGCCGAGCCTCGATGTGTCCACCGACTTATGGTTATAAAGGTAGTCTATGGCTGCTTCAAGGTCGGCCGGCCAGGCGAATAAGTCGAACTCTCCTTCGCTAACCCCCACCCCCCTAAAGTTGAAGGTGAGGGCCGCTATGCCCCTCCTAGAGAACCTCTCAGCTACCTCAGCGTAGCCTCTATCGCCAGGCTCGCGCGGAGCAATAGGGATGCCGTGGCATAAGCAGACGGCTGGAAACTTACCTTCACCCGGCAGGAAGAGGTAGCCTCTAAGCTTGGTCTCGTCGAAGCTCCTAAAGTCCACGCTCAGCACCTTCAACAAGGACACCTAGTCGAGAAGGCTAAGCTAGGCTAAATAAACTATTATTCTCTATTCATTAATTAAGGGCGAGCAGCCTAGGGCAGGGATGGCCAGTGGGCCTGAGGCGCCCATGTAGGCGCGGGCGTGAGGCGCTGCCTAGCATCATGAGGCGGCTTCGTAGCTAGGTGATGGATAGGAGGTCCTCTATAAACCTACGCACCACTTCAGCCGGCTCCACTACTCCAAAGTGTCCCTCTAAGAGGACGTCGGCGTCTACG includes:
- a CDS encoding alpha/beta fold hydrolase, coding for MSLLKVLSVDFRSFDETKLRGYLFLPGEGKFPAVCLCHGIPIAPREPGDRGYAEVAERFSRRGIAALTFNFRGVGVSEGEFDLFAWPADLEAAIDYLYNHKSVDTSRLGVAGFSGGALVALYVASRDARVKALALCATPADTSRVTVERAEEVVDMARKSGSLRGIDRPGAALKLKRDFEALNPLSLISSISCPVLVLHGEADELIPPSQAEELYRRAKEPKRLRIIKGAAHKLRLYPEAMEELVKWFYELWCLSPPPLK